One window of Opisthocomus hoazin isolate bOpiHoa1 chromosome 15, bOpiHoa1.hap1, whole genome shotgun sequence genomic DNA carries:
- the GPR139 gene encoding putative G-protein coupled receptor 139 produces MEHNHVHLHNGSLLARHRYGCGLGYAPVVYYSLLLCLGLPANILTVIILSQLVARRQKSSYNYLLALAAADILVLFFIVFVDFLMEDFILNKQMPQVLDKVIEVLEFSSIHTSIWITVPLTIDRYIAVCHPLKYHTVSYPARTRKVIVSVYITCFLTSIPYYWWPNIWIEDYISTSMHHVLIWIHCFTVYLVPCSIFFILNSIIVYKLRRKSNFRLRGYSTGKTTAILFTITSIFAILWAPRIIMILYHLYVSPINNSWVVHIVSDIANMLALLNTAINFFLYCFISKRFRTMAAAMLKAFFKCQKQPVQFYTNHNFSITSSPWISPANSHCIKMLVYQYDKNGKPIKISP; encoded by the exons ATGGAGCACAACCACGTCCACCTCCACAACGGCTCCCTGCTGGCGCGGCACCGCTATGGCTGCGGCCTGGGATACGCACCTGTCGTCTACTacagcctgctgctctgcctcgggctgccgg caaaCATCTTGACAGTCATCATCCTTTCGCAGCTcgtggctcgcaggcagaagtcCTCCTATAACTATCTTCTAGCACTAGCTGCTGCCGACATCCTGGTTCTCTTCTTCATCGTCTTTGTTGACTTCCTCATGGAAGACTTCATCTTAAATAAGCAGATGCCTCAGGTACTGGACAAAGTAATTGAAGTCTTGGAATTTTCTTCCATCCACACCTCCATTTGGATTACGGTTCCACTAACAATCGATAGGTATATAGCTGTGTGTCATCCGCTGAAGTATCACACAGTCTCCTACCCTGCTCGTACTCGAAAAGTCATTGTAAGTGTCTATATCACCTGCTTTTTGACCAGCATCCCCTACTACTGGTGGCCCAACATTTGGATCGAAGACTACATAAGCACATCAATGCATCACGTCCTCATCTGGATCCACTGCTTTACCGTTTACTTAGTGCCCTGCTCCATCTTCTTCATCCTGAATTCCATCATTGTGTACAAGCTGCGACGAAAGAGCAATTTCCGACTGCGAGGATACTCCACAGGGAAAACAACAGCCATTTTGTTTACTATAACTTCTATTTTTGCCATTCTTTGGGCACCAAGAATAATCATGATACTGTATCACCTCTACGTGTCGCCTATAAACAACAGCTGGGTGGTACATATTGTGTCGGACATCGCCAATATGCTAGCACTGCTGAACACTGCCATTAATTTCTTCCTCTACTGTTTTATTAGCAAAAGATTTCGTACAATGGCAGCTGCCATGCTGAAAGCCTTCTTTAAGTGTCAGAAGCAACCTGTGCAATTCTATACAAACCATAACTTTTCCATAACAAGCAGCCCTTGGATTTCCCCGGCCAACTCTCACTGCATCAAAATGCTGGTTTACCAGTATGATAAGAATGGAAAGCCTATAAAGATATCACCATGA